The following are from one region of the Stenotrophomonas lactitubi genome:
- a CDS encoding DUF1833 family protein yields the protein MSSFHERRQRLADTQGPLMLLEVSAPSMPEVLRIVNDNVNWTSNGSEFIAAPFGFQLPDDVSGQAPRAQLVIDNIGRALTEDLEALAPGEMVTARLMLTDRANPDAIEAEYDLPMTQVSVNTRTVSAQCGVDFLMRQQAVLLHANPFTLPGIF from the coding sequence ATGAGCTCGTTCCATGAACGTCGCCAGCGCCTGGCCGATACCCAGGGGCCGCTGATGCTGCTGGAAGTGTCGGCGCCATCGATGCCGGAAGTACTGCGGATCGTCAACGACAACGTGAACTGGACCAGCAATGGCAGCGAGTTCATCGCCGCACCATTCGGCTTTCAGCTTCCCGACGACGTCAGCGGGCAGGCTCCGCGTGCGCAGCTGGTGATCGACAATATCGGCCGCGCACTCACCGAAGACCTGGAAGCACTGGCCCCGGGCGAGATGGTGACCGCCCGGTTGATGCTGACCGACCGTGCCAACCCGGATGCCATCGAGGCCGAGTACGACCTGCCGATGACCCAGGTATCGGTCAACACGCGCACGGTCAGCGCCCAGTGCGGCGTCGACTTCCTGATGCGCCAGCAGGCCGTGCTGCTGCACGCCAATCCTTTCACGTTGCCGGGGATCTTCTGA
- the rimO gene encoding 30S ribosomal protein S12 methylthiotransferase RimO, producing MSQLNPKVGFVSLGCPKALVDSERILTQLRSEGYDIVPSYDSADVVVVNTCGFIDSAVTESLDAIGEAMNQNGKVIVTGCLGKRPEQIREAYPNVLAVSGPQDYQSVMEAVHAALPPKHDPFVDLVPDYGIKLTPRHYAYLKISEGCNHHCSFCIIPSMRGKLVSRPVDDVLREAERLVRGGVRELLVVSQDTSAYGVDVKYAEKMWRDKAYQTRLKALCEGLSELDAWVRMHYVYPYPHVDDVVPLMAENRILPYLDIPFQHASPRILRLMKRPGAVEKTLERVQNWRRIAPDITVRSTFIVGFPGETEAEFEELLSFLDEAQLDRVGAFAYSPVEGATANNLPDPVPEEVKQERLARFMEKQAQISASRLEAKIGTVQQCLVDAIEGDIAVARSKADAPEIDGLVHIQNADQVALRVGEFVDVEITESDEHDLYGDALPPTTRPAFDLKVL from the coding sequence ATGTCCCAGCTGAACCCCAAAGTCGGCTTCGTCAGCCTTGGCTGCCCGAAGGCCCTCGTCGATTCCGAGCGCATCCTTACCCAGCTGCGGTCGGAAGGCTACGACATCGTCCCGTCCTACGATTCGGCCGATGTGGTGGTGGTCAACACCTGCGGCTTCATCGATTCGGCGGTGACCGAATCGCTGGATGCGATCGGCGAGGCGATGAACCAGAACGGCAAGGTCATCGTCACCGGCTGCCTGGGCAAGCGCCCGGAGCAGATCCGTGAGGCATACCCGAACGTGCTGGCGGTGTCCGGGCCGCAGGACTACCAGAGCGTGATGGAGGCCGTGCACGCGGCGCTGCCGCCCAAGCACGACCCGTTCGTGGATCTGGTGCCGGACTACGGCATCAAGCTGACCCCGCGCCACTACGCCTACCTGAAGATTTCCGAGGGCTGCAACCACCATTGCAGTTTCTGCATCATTCCGTCGATGCGCGGCAAGCTGGTCTCGCGCCCGGTGGATGACGTGCTGCGAGAAGCCGAGCGCCTGGTGCGTGGCGGTGTGCGTGAGCTGCTGGTGGTTTCGCAGGACACCTCTGCCTACGGCGTGGATGTGAAGTACGCCGAGAAGATGTGGCGCGACAAGGCTTACCAGACCCGGCTGAAGGCACTGTGCGAAGGCTTGTCCGAGCTGGATGCGTGGGTGCGCATGCACTACGTCTATCCGTATCCGCACGTCGATGACGTGGTGCCGCTGATGGCCGAGAACCGCATCCTGCCGTACCTGGACATCCCGTTCCAGCACGCCAGCCCGCGCATCCTGCGCCTGATGAAGCGCCCCGGCGCGGTCGAAAAGACCCTGGAGCGCGTGCAGAACTGGCGCCGCATCGCGCCGGACATCACCGTGCGTTCGACCTTCATCGTCGGTTTCCCGGGCGAGACCGAGGCCGAGTTCGAAGAGCTGCTGTCCTTCCTGGACGAAGCGCAGCTGGACCGCGTCGGTGCGTTCGCCTACTCGCCCGTCGAGGGTGCCACGGCCAACAACCTGCCGGACCCGGTGCCGGAAGAAGTGAAGCAGGAACGACTGGCGCGCTTCATGGAAAAGCAGGCGCAGATTTCGGCCTCGCGTCTGGAAGCCAAGATCGGCACGGTGCAGCAATGCCTGGTCGATGCCATCGAAGGCGATATCGCCGTGGCCCGTTCCAAGGCCGATGCGCCGGAAATCGACGGTCTGGTGCATATCCAGAACGCCGACCAGGTGGCGCTGCGCGTGGGTGAGTTCGTCGACGTGGAAATCACCGAGAGCGACGAGCACGACCTCTACGGCGATGCACTGCCGCCGACCACGCGCCCGGCCTTCGACCTCAAGGTGCTGTGA
- a CDS encoding host specificity factor TipJ family phage tail protein has translation MELTPQPATDGRLIITPHPVLLDGQRNVPVDLRPGESLYAFLMRHIDGLDGQAWQVCVDGIDVPREQWMQVRPRHGQLIEVRSVVGKAVIPLVAMIALTYFTFGIGALAAGSAWGAGAIAGTYGTLAASAVYVAGSVLINKVLTPKPPRPGGGGVADTAYSLAAPRNRVRAYEPLGLLFGSTRVAPDLISRPYTWFEGDEQFVGMTLSPGINVGRVEALQNGESPLSSYEGVRTWFRGFPQMPDEAIPLYSNADVIEGALLLDTGSDAKHVASPWVERTSSAETLRLQVNVEFRLWDTTSKGKDKDNREQLQIQYRPVGTTNWQLFGNYNLVGRTQKARRVSYGRDVELGQYDVRVRVAGQNTDGSGAQANFTWTTLVSVQRDDASHAGIPAIGLQMKASGQLNGTPDEIRCVAHSRPIPVWKGDAVGWVTEETSNPGAQILAYVRGINDENGKRIAGLGMADRRIDIESLKAFMLHCADNALGYDYWLTEVRSHQAVLDAIALAGFGQVTWAKGRLGVAWAADEQPLSGVVNMATIKKGQFQVDYTLANAADGIEYSYLDRRTWKAATLRVPAPGVEVMLNPAKITGEGVSTEAHAAMLARWHLAQSVYQYKSISYSTDIEHLAYSRLSVLALQHDLTQWGFGGRLIGATVDAEGVTTLQLDEPVPPPAVGSAFIGLRIPGERVYRVLRVVPGSEPSHTLVLADPWPADASLPGSSENNPAHDTIWIYDFKQTPGTRVRVTGIRPEGDLKGASVDVVQEGPAFWHYVRTGQYVPPANESSLQTRPIASNLKVIERQVSQGGSVHTELQASFDISGPVGDTLVLSDPDGNAALEEVARTTTRSASWSIPGAGTYPVVVRPYSPEGRAGVAVSTQYTTMGADAPPVLVDLFDIEELSGGVRRYVWGFFSDTVQSTDFAGVEIRYTVGSIDNPLWEQMTPLGDAGGFFTAAIEAVLPASGSWTFACRSRNTSGVLSTAARYVRRALGRNVGQTLEGIGGVVESVKQDLGKEITARIDNDLANATQAAEALRSESLRLQGQITESATHLAQQAGQLDQQALAIKASTDGLAREVLDRAAGDLNTRTELTTAVTRETSERRSDVENLTRMVSQLSAGSGVQFDSKRIWYFDSSVEGWGANGGSPTLVDGWLRPANHASDAFVTSPRGQDVQGAAHRFVKLRIRKVGSPAWDGRLLWNGPGQSWDDARTVQFAEPGYDSNGIATLDVDNIPWNGTVVDQIRLDLSKAQTDAHYFLLDWVAIGRPTPGASVAMLQDEASARIAADSSEASRRETLGVQLRGSYEGGDLAGVSQGLIAAEKSARLSGDQVNAQSIQALQARMPAGTGAVATNASVSSLQQAMVTADTALGRRVDSLDATMGDKVGSSAFNALKSEVGQLDGKVTTSSQDLVQLKSRMEAVMGAGSNLALNGDFNLGPEGWTFSNTTAASVVREGRGNSLCWKAGPYAGGVNTVVSAAVNEGRFIALTAGRRYRVSCWTRTSEDFDGTADNTKLRIGDQNGNLMVAATASFPRSVDWVKTETLVNLPASGTVQGIKVTINRNGTAGTLWLDDLWVEEVTDADANASAITGLSTKVEQIDGKLTTAAEDVTRLASGIGNMVAYNIIANAHINAWPTGGPRASGVYRANGSIVAGMGANRGLRVGVINADNSISSTAVFDTYGNLQAESARFNAWYDETLKDNQYFIAYTSDAVGAISSGTNADTVGLRTRLLDAGLSQENLVALSGGRMLVMVGRRKSGAGGGRQILSPPALDASRVGMWVEMTITLLNGVPTGSQDSSALDRASRANAEALTGLRTDVGKLGTDLASAADSITSLGARIDTSVVSNDNLLRNSNFAGSAAWWTLTRTLPANTVEWVKASGQGGDALLMTHGPQAGQNPAITANDARWLPVAAGKSRRYRMVMIARAFDGATATLVCRLRVRTTGVGESHADVTLNLADGAWKTYTAEWSTGLDRNEVMPQVHLTNANGKVLFDRVEFYDITDAQDIAGNATAISNLRTDVVQLGDRITSSAANVVKLQSDVQSILNGSDSLFPLGSFETFQDGQLLASAAGTIYTARADARRTGERGLDVNVAANTSQSTNADMYVGQWTPITGNRRIYVEYYARLHPDSIQPTGGSIRVGWQTTNEANAESLWPLQAYALASLRKDAWTKVSGYMDTAASAAKWRMLVSIPGGNGAREVGVRVQVDDIRMIDVTDAYAAQQSAAATATAVTALTTKVDQQGARVDAQAQQVTDLSSSLKGVLNTGSGLLPNPDFAEGLGGWTASAAANGAVWSTVNGDGRPGVLLNRYTSVNPTLQPNGGKWVPINGMRRLRVVVRACGAGGANNLMVRMYRRSVAGQQSNQDLRAVFAVEAFETRTFDFDAFNSGIDAWRLNVYAYPDNGQVRVDSVQVYDITDQLANDANASAISGLSTSVAQQGSKLDTTARDLTQLKTQVGDVSASGFSQLKSQVSQQGTQLTALSGRVDGVQASLGGKADAAVVTSMQAQVKNLGSGGNLLMNTTFPFWQRSGWGWGGNTNGRWIELGDPTGDGNWSPRGVFGLGSRTGGVVSPSEVSWCGTEYDIAVEAGKTYCASSWMNTHRVEGKVELTFFDASGNHLGLVHSPGVRNYVGGPVTLDKLSRPFLITKAPANAAFARFRIILLGTGEENPYFWIFRPMLSQVDAAATTPPTWSAGGTESSAQWSVNVRADGRVGGVQLASNGLVSRFDVVADAFSVSAPGGGRRTEYSDGNWRVFDEAGRLRVRMGVW, from the coding sequence ATGGAACTGACCCCACAACCGGCGACCGACGGTCGCCTCATCATCACCCCGCATCCGGTGCTGCTGGATGGCCAGCGCAACGTACCGGTCGACCTGCGCCCGGGCGAAAGCCTGTACGCCTTCCTCATGCGCCATATCGATGGCCTCGATGGGCAGGCCTGGCAGGTCTGCGTGGATGGTATCGATGTCCCGCGTGAGCAGTGGATGCAGGTGCGCCCGCGGCATGGGCAGCTGATCGAAGTGCGCAGCGTGGTTGGCAAAGCGGTGATCCCGCTGGTGGCGATGATCGCGCTGACCTACTTCACCTTCGGCATCGGCGCGCTGGCGGCAGGCTCCGCCTGGGGTGCGGGAGCGATCGCGGGCACTTATGGCACTTTGGCCGCTTCGGCGGTCTACGTGGCCGGCAGTGTGCTGATCAACAAGGTTCTCACTCCGAAGCCTCCCCGGCCCGGTGGTGGTGGTGTTGCCGATACCGCCTATTCGCTGGCTGCGCCTCGCAACCGCGTGCGCGCCTATGAGCCGCTGGGTCTGCTGTTCGGCTCCACGCGCGTGGCGCCCGATCTGATCAGCCGTCCCTATACCTGGTTCGAAGGCGATGAGCAGTTCGTCGGCATGACCCTGAGCCCAGGCATCAATGTCGGCCGTGTCGAGGCGCTGCAGAACGGTGAGTCACCGCTGTCCAGCTATGAGGGGGTGCGCACCTGGTTCCGCGGTTTCCCGCAGATGCCGGACGAAGCGATTCCGCTCTACAGCAACGCGGATGTGATCGAAGGCGCTCTGTTGCTGGATACCGGCAGCGACGCCAAGCATGTGGCCAGCCCGTGGGTGGAGCGCACCAGTTCGGCCGAGACGCTTCGCCTGCAGGTGAACGTGGAATTCCGTCTGTGGGACACGACCTCCAAGGGCAAGGACAAGGACAACCGCGAGCAGCTCCAGATCCAGTACCGCCCGGTAGGCACCACCAACTGGCAGTTGTTCGGCAACTACAACCTTGTGGGGCGCACGCAGAAAGCCCGTCGGGTGAGCTACGGTCGCGATGTGGAGCTTGGCCAGTACGACGTGCGTGTGCGCGTGGCTGGACAGAACACCGATGGCAGCGGTGCGCAGGCGAACTTCACCTGGACCACGCTGGTCAGCGTGCAGCGTGACGATGCCAGCCATGCCGGCATTCCCGCGATCGGCCTGCAGATGAAGGCCTCCGGCCAGCTCAACGGCACCCCGGATGAAATCCGCTGCGTGGCCCATTCGCGGCCGATCCCGGTGTGGAAGGGCGATGCGGTTGGCTGGGTGACCGAGGAGACCAGCAACCCGGGCGCGCAGATTCTGGCCTACGTGCGAGGCATCAACGACGAGAATGGCAAGCGCATCGCCGGCCTGGGCATGGCGGATCGACGCATCGACATTGAAAGCCTGAAAGCCTTCATGTTGCATTGCGCAGACAATGCGCTTGGCTATGACTACTGGCTGACCGAAGTGCGCAGCCACCAGGCGGTACTGGATGCCATCGCCCTGGCCGGCTTCGGCCAGGTGACCTGGGCAAAGGGTCGCCTGGGCGTGGCATGGGCCGCCGACGAGCAGCCGCTCTCCGGCGTAGTCAACATGGCGACGATCAAGAAGGGCCAGTTCCAGGTCGACTACACCCTGGCCAATGCCGCCGACGGCATCGAGTACAGCTATCTGGACCGCCGCACTTGGAAGGCGGCGACGCTGCGCGTGCCGGCACCGGGTGTGGAAGTGATGCTCAACCCGGCCAAGATCACCGGCGAGGGCGTCAGCACCGAAGCCCACGCCGCGATGCTGGCGCGTTGGCATCTGGCGCAGAGCGTCTATCAGTACAAGTCGATCAGCTACAGCACCGACATCGAGCACCTGGCCTACTCGCGGTTGTCGGTGCTGGCGTTGCAGCACGACCTGACCCAGTGGGGCTTCGGTGGCCGCCTGATCGGCGCGACGGTCGATGCCGAAGGTGTGACCACGCTGCAGCTGGACGAGCCGGTGCCGCCGCCGGCGGTGGGCAGTGCGTTCATTGGCCTGCGCATCCCGGGCGAGCGTGTCTACCGCGTACTGCGCGTGGTGCCTGGCAGTGAGCCGAGCCACACCCTGGTGTTGGCGGATCCCTGGCCGGCCGACGCGTCGCTGCCTGGCAGCAGCGAGAACAATCCTGCCCACGACACGATCTGGATCTACGATTTCAAGCAGACGCCGGGTACCCGCGTGCGCGTGACCGGCATCCGTCCGGAAGGCGACCTCAAGGGTGCATCGGTGGACGTGGTGCAGGAAGGGCCCGCGTTCTGGCACTACGTGCGCACCGGCCAGTACGTGCCGCCGGCGAACGAATCGTCGCTGCAGACCCGGCCGATCGCCAGCAACCTGAAAGTGATCGAACGGCAGGTCAGTCAGGGCGGCAGCGTCCATACCGAACTGCAGGCGAGCTTCGACATCAGCGGGCCGGTGGGTGACACGCTGGTGCTGTCCGATCCAGACGGCAATGCCGCGTTGGAGGAAGTCGCACGCACCACGACGCGCTCGGCAAGCTGGTCGATCCCCGGTGCGGGCACCTATCCCGTCGTCGTGCGTCCGTACAGTCCGGAGGGACGCGCCGGCGTCGCGGTGTCCACCCAGTACACCACGATGGGCGCCGATGCCCCGCCTGTCCTGGTCGACCTGTTCGACATCGAAGAGCTCAGTGGCGGTGTGCGCCGCTACGTATGGGGCTTCTTCAGCGATACGGTGCAATCGACCGACTTCGCCGGTGTGGAAATCCGCTACACCGTGGGCAGCATCGACAACCCGCTGTGGGAGCAGATGACACCGCTCGGCGATGCGGGTGGCTTCTTCACTGCCGCGATCGAAGCGGTGCTGCCGGCGTCGGGCAGCTGGACCTTTGCCTGCCGCAGTCGCAACACCTCGGGCGTACTGTCGACGGCCGCCCGCTACGTGCGACGTGCGCTTGGCCGCAACGTCGGGCAGACGCTGGAGGGAATCGGTGGCGTGGTGGAGTCGGTCAAGCAGGATCTGGGCAAGGAAATCACTGCCCGCATCGACAACGACCTGGCCAACGCCACCCAGGCGGCCGAAGCACTGCGCAGTGAATCGCTGCGCTTGCAGGGACAGATCACCGAGAGTGCCACGCACCTTGCCCAGCAGGCCGGGCAGCTGGACCAGCAGGCGCTGGCGATCAAGGCAAGCACCGATGGCCTGGCACGCGAAGTGCTGGACCGCGCTGCAGGCGATCTGAATACCCGCACCGAGCTGACCACGGCGGTGACCCGCGAAACCAGCGAACGCCGGTCGGATGTCGAGAATCTCACGCGGATGGTGAGCCAGCTGTCGGCCGGCAGTGGCGTGCAGTTTGACAGCAAGCGCATCTGGTACTTCGACAGCAGCGTGGAAGGATGGGGCGCGAACGGTGGCAGTCCCACGCTGGTGGATGGCTGGCTGCGCCCGGCCAACCATGCCAGCGATGCCTTCGTGACCAGCCCGCGTGGCCAGGACGTCCAGGGCGCGGCGCACCGCTTCGTCAAGCTGCGCATCCGCAAGGTGGGTAGTCCTGCCTGGGACGGGCGACTGCTGTGGAACGGCCCCGGCCAGTCGTGGGACGACGCGCGCACGGTGCAGTTCGCAGAGCCGGGCTATGACAGCAATGGCATCGCCACGCTGGATGTGGACAACATTCCGTGGAACGGAACCGTGGTCGACCAGATCCGCCTGGATCTGTCCAAGGCGCAGACCGATGCCCACTACTTCCTGCTGGACTGGGTGGCGATCGGCCGACCGACACCGGGCGCATCGGTGGCGATGCTGCAGGACGAAGCCAGTGCACGCATCGCAGCCGATTCCAGCGAGGCCAGTCGTCGAGAGACGCTCGGCGTGCAGCTGCGAGGCAGTTACGAAGGAGGCGATCTGGCGGGCGTCAGCCAGGGCCTGATCGCGGCGGAGAAGTCCGCGCGGCTCAGCGGCGACCAGGTCAACGCACAATCGATCCAGGCACTGCAGGCACGCATGCCCGCAGGTACCGGCGCGGTGGCTACCAATGCCAGCGTCAGCAGCCTGCAACAGGCAATGGTCACTGCCGATACCGCGCTGGGACGTCGTGTGGACAGCCTGGACGCCACGATGGGTGACAAGGTCGGCTCCAGTGCCTTCAATGCGCTGAAGTCGGAAGTGGGGCAACTTGACGGCAAAGTCACCACCAGCAGCCAGGACCTGGTGCAGCTGAAGAGCCGGATGGAGGCGGTGATGGGGGCGGGCAGCAACCTCGCGCTCAATGGTGACTTCAACCTGGGCCCCGAAGGTTGGACCTTCTCCAATACAACGGCTGCATCGGTGGTGCGGGAGGGGCGTGGCAACAGCCTGTGCTGGAAGGCCGGCCCCTATGCCGGTGGCGTCAACACGGTGGTCAGCGCGGCCGTCAATGAAGGGCGGTTCATTGCCTTGACGGCCGGGCGCCGCTATCGCGTTTCCTGCTGGACGCGGACCAGCGAGGACTTCGATGGCACGGCCGACAATACCAAGCTTCGTATCGGCGACCAGAATGGCAATCTGATGGTGGCTGCGACAGCCTCGTTCCCCAGGTCCGTGGATTGGGTGAAAACCGAGACCTTGGTGAACCTGCCGGCCTCCGGCACGGTGCAGGGCATCAAGGTCACGATCAATCGCAACGGCACGGCCGGCACGCTGTGGCTGGATGACCTGTGGGTGGAGGAAGTGACCGACGCCGATGCGAATGCTTCGGCGATCACGGGTCTGTCGACCAAGGTGGAGCAGATCGATGGCAAGCTGACGACCGCCGCCGAGGATGTGACACGCCTGGCGTCCGGTATCGGCAACATGGTGGCCTACAACATCATTGCCAATGCGCACATCAACGCCTGGCCCACAGGTGGACCGCGTGCATCGGGTGTTTACCGCGCCAACGGCAGCATCGTGGCCGGCATGGGGGCCAACCGCGGCCTGCGGGTAGGGGTGATCAATGCGGACAACAGCATCAGCAGTACCGCCGTGTTCGACACGTACGGCAATCTGCAGGCTGAATCGGCCCGTTTCAACGCCTGGTACGACGAGACCCTGAAGGACAATCAGTACTTCATCGCCTATACGTCTGACGCGGTGGGGGCGATCAGCAGTGGCACCAACGCCGACACCGTCGGCCTGCGCACGCGCCTGCTTGATGCCGGTCTGTCGCAGGAGAATCTTGTGGCGCTTTCCGGCGGACGGATGCTGGTGATGGTCGGGCGCAGGAAGAGTGGCGCCGGTGGCGGCAGGCAGATCCTGTCTCCGCCCGCGCTGGATGCCAGCCGCGTTGGCATGTGGGTGGAAATGACCATCACCCTGCTCAATGGTGTACCGACCGGATCGCAGGACTCGTCGGCGCTCGACCGTGCCTCGCGGGCCAATGCCGAAGCACTGACCGGGCTGCGCACCGATGTGGGCAAGCTCGGTACCGATCTGGCATCTGCGGCGGACAGCATCACCAGTCTGGGTGCACGAATCGATACGTCCGTGGTGAGCAATGACAACCTGCTGCGCAACAGCAACTTCGCCGGCAGTGCCGCGTGGTGGACGTTGACCCGCACGCTGCCGGCCAACACCGTGGAGTGGGTGAAGGCCTCTGGCCAGGGCGGCGATGCGTTGTTGATGACGCACGGGCCGCAGGCCGGCCAGAACCCGGCAATCACAGCCAATGATGCGCGCTGGTTGCCGGTGGCTGCCGGCAAGTCACGCCGGTACCGGATGGTGATGATCGCCCGTGCCTTCGATGGCGCGACGGCGACGCTGGTATGTCGCCTGAGGGTGCGCACCACGGGCGTTGGCGAAAGCCATGCGGACGTGACATTGAACCTGGCCGACGGTGCCTGGAAAACGTACACGGCGGAGTGGTCGACGGGGCTTGACCGCAATGAAGTGATGCCACAGGTGCATCTGACCAATGCGAATGGCAAGGTGTTGTTCGACCGCGTCGAGTTCTACGACATCACCGATGCACAGGACATCGCCGGCAATGCCACGGCGATCTCCAACCTGCGCACCGACGTGGTGCAGCTTGGCGACCGCATCACCAGCAGCGCGGCCAATGTGGTCAAGCTGCAGTCGGATGTGCAGTCGATTCTCAACGGAAGCGACAGCCTGTTCCCGCTGGGATCGTTCGAAACCTTCCAGGACGGCCAACTGCTGGCGAGTGCGGCGGGCACGATCTACACCGCCCGCGCCGATGCGCGCCGGACCGGTGAGCGGGGCCTGGACGTGAATGTCGCAGCCAACACCAGCCAGAGCACGAACGCGGACATGTACGTCGGCCAGTGGACCCCCATCACCGGCAATCGTCGCATCTACGTGGAGTACTACGCGCGCCTGCATCCGGACAGCATCCAGCCGACCGGAGGTTCCATCCGGGTGGGCTGGCAGACTACCAACGAAGCCAACGCGGAAAGCTTGTGGCCATTGCAGGCCTATGCACTGGCCTCCCTGCGCAAGGATGCATGGACCAAGGTCAGCGGCTACATGGATACTGCGGCCTCTGCCGCGAAGTGGCGGATGCTCGTCAGTATCCCGGGCGGAAATGGCGCACGGGAAGTGGGGGTCCGCGTACAGGTTGATGATATCCGCATGATCGATGTCACCGATGCCTACGCCGCCCAGCAGAGCGCCGCCGCCACGGCAACGGCGGTCACTGCGCTGACCACGAAGGTGGATCAGCAGGGGGCGAGGGTCGATGCGCAGGCGCAGCAGGTCACTGATCTTTCCAGCAGCCTGAAGGGAGTGCTCAATACCGGCAGCGGCCTGCTGCCCAATCCCGATTTCGCAGAGGGCCTGGGAGGCTGGACCGCATCGGCAGCCGCCAACGGTGCAGTGTGGAGCACGGTCAACGGCGACGGCCGTCCGGGCGTGCTGCTCAATCGATATACCAGTGTGAATCCCACGCTGCAGCCTAATGGTGGCAAGTGGGTGCCAATCAATGGTATGCGTCGATTGCGCGTGGTCGTACGTGCCTGTGGCGCAGGTGGGGCGAACAACCTGATGGTGCGGATGTATCGCAGAAGCGTCGCCGGACAGCAGTCCAACCAGGACCTGCGTGCCGTGTTCGCTGTGGAGGCATTCGAGACCCGCACGTTCGATTTCGATGCGTTCAACAGCGGTATCGACGCGTGGCGGCTGAATGTGTATGCCTATCCGGACAATGGCCAGGTGCGCGTGGACAGTGTGCAGGTGTACGACATCACCGATCAGTTGGCCAATGATGCCAACGCCTCGGCGATCAGCGGGCTCAGCACGTCCGTTGCGCAGCAGGGCAGCAAGCTGGACACCACCGCGCGTGACCTGACCCAGCTCAAGACGCAGGTGGGCGATGTGTCGGCCAGCGGCTTCTCGCAGCTGAAAAGCCAAGTGAGCCAGCAGGGAACACAGCTGACGGCACTGTCCGGGCGCGTGGATGGCGTGCAGGCATCGTTGGGCGGCAAGGCGGACGCTGCCGTGGTCACCAGCATGCAGGCGCAGGTCAAGAACCTCGGTTCGGGCGGCAACCTGCTGATGAACACCACCTTCCCGTTCTGGCAGCGCTCGGGCTGGGGATGGGGGGGGAACACCAATGGGCGCTGGATCGAGCTGGGTGATCCAACTGGCGATGGCAACTGGAGTCCGCGGGGAGTGTTCGGCCTGGGGTCGCGGACTGGCGGGGTGGTGTCACCCAGCGAAGTGTCCTGGTGTGGCACCGAGTACGACATCGCCGTCGAGGCGGGTAAAACTTATTGCGCCTCGAGCTGGATGAACACGCATCGCGTCGAAGGCAAGGTTGAACTGACGTTTTTCGATGCCTCCGGCAATCACCTTGGTCTGGTGCACAGTCCGGGCGTGCGCAATTACGTAGGGGGCCCCGTCACTCTGGACAAGCTGTCGCGCCCGTTCCTGATCACCAAAGCGCCAGCGAATGCGGCCTTTGCGCGCTTCCGCATCATCCTCCTCGGCACGGGGGAGGAGAACCCGTACTTCTGGATCTTCCGCCCGATGCTCAGCCAGGTGGATGCGGCAGCAACTACGCCACCGACCTGGTCAGCAGGTGGCACCGAGTCATCCGCACAGTGGTCGGTCAACGTCCGCGCCGACGGCAGGGTAGGGGGCGTGCAGCTGGCTTCCAATGGTCTGGTCTCGCGCTTCGACGTGGTGGCCGATGCATTCAGCGTCAGCGCACCGGGCGGCGGCCGGCGTACCGAGTACAGCGACGGCAACTGGCGTGTCTTCGACGAAGCCGGACGTCTGCGCGTGCGCATGGGAGTGTGGTGA